TAACACTGGCTAGTAGACCAGAGGAGGTAGAATTGACTTCTTCTTGTTCCCCAGCTATGTCTGCTGTCATAGCAGAGGCAGGATCATCTCAGTCTTTAGCTGTGGCTGGAACTCTTGGACCATTTCAAGTGCCAGTAgtaagaaattaaatgaaatgttataTTGCATTATTGTTCTGTGATATTTGATGCTTTTATGGTGCTTGTTTTGAGTTTTggttttcagatttattttggtctttttttataGGTAAGTTACTTCTCAACATGTGCCTGCCTGAGTGACAGAGCTAAATATCCTACATTTTTTCGGACAATCCCCAGCGACTACTTCCAGGCAAAAGCTTTGGCTGCATTGGTCAAACGTTTTGGCTGGCAGTGGATTGGGGCCATACAGTCAGACAATGACTATGGGCGGAATGGGATTCTGGCTTTTACTGAAGAGGTCAGAAAGCTTGGGGTTTGTATTGCATTTGTTGGGACAATTCTACGTACGTACACTATGGATAAAGTTCTGGATGTTGTGGAAATGATCAAGCAGTCAACTGTCAAAGTCATTCTTGCTTTTCTTCCAGAGGGTGACTTTTACCCTTTGATGAAAGAGGTTGTGAGACAGAACATTACAGGTATACAATGGATTGGTAGTGAGGCCTGGATAACTGCGAATCAACCCTCCACACCTGAAATCTACCAAGCTTTTGGTGGAGCCCTGGGATTTGTGGTGCAGAAGATGGCTATTCCAAATCTAAAACCATTTCTTAAAGGTATTAATCCTTATTCTGATCCAAGTGCAGCCTTTGTGAGGGATTTTTGGGAGATTATGGTGGGCTGTAGACCTGTTTCACCCAGGGACCACACTGGTACAGAAGCAACAACTGAACTATGCAAAGGCAATGAGACATTAATAAATTCCCAGGACGTGTTCTTCAATGTCACACAGCTCAGAGTGTCCTATAATGTGTATAAAGCAGTTTATGCTATTGCACACGCCCTCCATCAGCTGGTATTCTGCCAACCAGttggagaaaaagcagcaaggCCATGTTTGAATATATCAGAAATTAATCCCAAACAGGTGAGATAAGTAAGTACAAGTAAGATCTGCAATATGTCCGAAGGTCTGTAAATTAACAATGAACATCTTATTAATACCTGTTCCTTTTCTCAGGTCACTGATCATCTACAAAGGGTCAATTTTAGGAATCAGTTTGGGGATaatgtcttttttgatgtcAATGGTGACCCTCCTGCTTCTTATGATGTTATTAACTGGCAGTTGATAGATGGGCAAGTGCAACATGTCACACTTGGTCATTTTGcaactgctgctgatggtgatTATAAGCTCAGCATCCAGGAGGAAGACATTGTGTGGAGGACAGGGAAAATGGTAATCATGAAGACTTTTATTCATGCAATAAACTTGTAGAGTTTGAACCACGT
This genomic interval from Chaetodon trifascialis isolate fChaTrf1 chromosome 9, fChaTrf1.hap1, whole genome shotgun sequence contains the following:
- the LOC139335909 gene encoding extracellular calcium-sensing receptor-like, whose protein sequence is MIFAIEEINKDPALLPNISLGYRILNSCASPTNTLRAALTLASRPEEVELTSSCSPAMSAVIAEAGSSQSLAVAGTLGPFQVPVVSYFSTCACLSDRAKYPTFFRTIPSDYFQAKALAALVKRFGWQWIGAIQSDNDYGRNGILAFTEEVRKLGVCIAFVGTILRTYTMDKVLDVVEMIKQSTVKVILAFLPEGDFYPLMKEVVRQNITGIQWIGSEAWITANQPSTPEIYQAFGGALGFVVQKMAIPNLKPFLKGINPYSDPSAAFVRDFWEIMVGCRPVSPRDHTGTEATTELCKGNETLINSQDVFFNVTQLRVSYNVYKAVYAIAHALHQLVFCQPVGEKAARPCLNISEINPKQVTDHLQRVNFRNQFGDNVFFDVNGDPPASYDVINWQLIDGQVQHVTLGHFATAADGDYKLSIQEEDIVWRTGKMVPTSVCTNVCPVGTRKAQIKGKPTCCFDCITCADGTIANSTGAADCTPCPQEYWSNERRDECVPKTIEFLTYHEPMGIAITVVSLLGASLTLATMTIFILHRETPVIKASNSELSCFLLFSLFLCFLCPLTFIGRPTVWTCMLRHTAFGVTFALCISCVLGKTIVVVTAFKATVPGNKVAGKFGPAQQRIIVCFCTLIQIVICVLWLKLNPPFPDMVFKYSNKKIILECNTGSEAAFYAVLGYIGLLAIVCLVLASLARKLPDNFNEAKFITFSMLIFCAVWITFIPAYISSPGKFTVAVEIFAVLSSAFGLLISIFSPKCYIILIKPETNTKKHVMGKTMNKNL